One part of the Bacillus sp. FJAT-27916 genome encodes these proteins:
- a CDS encoding NuoB/complex I 20 kDa subunit family protein: MELNMNQLSVQEKAELERNIFFATLEQVKGWARGNSLWPLTFGLACCAIEMMAVGSSHYDVDRFGSFFRTSPRQSDVMIVSGTVTKKMAPILRRLYDQMPEPKWVIAMGSCATAGGPYVKSYSVVKGVDQIVPVDVYIPGCPPNPAALIYGINKLKEKIAYEAKTGKKVM, from the coding sequence ATGGAATTGAATATGAATCAGCTATCTGTTCAGGAAAAGGCCGAGCTAGAGCGCAATATCTTTTTTGCCACCTTAGAGCAGGTAAAGGGGTGGGCAAGAGGGAATTCGCTATGGCCTTTAACATTTGGACTTGCCTGCTGTGCAATTGAAATGATGGCTGTCGGATCCTCTCATTATGATGTTGACCGTTTCGGGTCCTTTTTCCGGACATCTCCGCGCCAATCTGATGTGATGATTGTCTCTGGCACCGTTACGAAAAAAATGGCGCCCATCCTGCGCCGCCTTTACGATCAAATGCCTGAACCTAAATGGGTCATTGCCATGGGATCCTGCGCAACAGCTGGCGGTCCATACGTGAAATCATACAGTGTCGTCAAAGGGGTCGATCAAATTGTCCCGGTGGATGTGTACATACCAGGCTGCCCGCCAAATCCAGCAGCCTTAATCTATGGAATCAATAAATTAAAAGAGAAGATTGCTTATGAGGCAAAGACCGGGAAGAAGGTGATGTAG
- a CDS encoding F0F1 ATP synthase subunit epsilon produces the protein MRTIKVSVVTPGGPVLEDEVEMVSTKAKTGELGILAGHIPMVAPLDIGAVRLKNGNHTEWVAVSGGFVEVNGQEVTILAQSAERAENIDIARAKQAKARAEKRLADRQAAIDAHRAEMALKRALNRLDIAEQQRH, from the coding sequence ATGAGAACGATTAAAGTTTCTGTAGTTACTCCTGGCGGTCCTGTTTTGGAAGATGAAGTGGAAATGGTCAGCACAAAAGCAAAAACTGGGGAACTAGGTATTCTTGCCGGACATATTCCAATGGTCGCGCCGCTTGATATTGGCGCTGTCCGTTTGAAAAACGGCAACCATACCGAATGGGTTGCTGTATCCGGAGGCTTCGTCGAAGTTAACGGACAGGAAGTTACCATTCTAGCCCAGTCAGCTGAACGTGCAGAGAACATTGACATTGCTCGCGCCAAACAGGCCAAAGCGCGCGCAGAAAAACGTCTTGCAGACAGACAAGCTGCAATCGACGCACACCGCGCCGAAATGGCACTCAAGCGTGCTTTAAACCGTCTAGATATTGCTGAACAACAAAGACATTGA
- a CDS encoding NADH-quinone oxidoreductase subunit D — translation MIRTEEMLLNVGPQHPSTHGVLRIVVKIDGEIITEATPVIGYLHRGTEKLAEDLQYTQIIPYTDRMDYLSAMTNNYVLCHAVETMMNIEVPERAEYLRIMAMELGRIASHLVAWGTFVLDLGATSPFIYAFREREMILNFLNELSGARLTFNYMRIGGVKWDAPDGWFEKVANFIPYMREQLAGYRDLVSGNEIFQTRVKGIGIYSADEAIAYSLSGPNLRCTGIDQDLRKTAPYSIYDRFNFSSVTRETGDVLSRYEIRLDEMEESLKILEQAIEQFPESGPVLAKVPKIVKPPKGEGFVRIESPRGEIGCYIASEGKKEPYRLKFRRPSFYNLQILPKLLRGENIANLVAILGAIDIVLGEVDG, via the coding sequence ATGATTCGTACAGAGGAAATGCTGTTGAATGTTGGCCCTCAGCACCCGAGTACTCATGGGGTTCTGCGCATCGTCGTCAAGATTGACGGGGAAATCATCACGGAGGCGACACCTGTTATCGGCTATTTACATAGGGGGACGGAGAAGCTTGCGGAGGATTTGCAATATACGCAAATCATTCCGTACACGGACCGGATGGATTATTTGTCTGCGATGACGAATAATTATGTGCTTTGCCATGCCGTTGAGACGATGATGAATATCGAGGTGCCGGAGCGGGCGGAATACCTACGCATCATGGCGATGGAGCTTGGCCGCATCGCGAGCCATCTTGTAGCATGGGGTACATTCGTTCTTGACCTAGGGGCAACGAGCCCGTTCATCTATGCATTCAGGGAGAGGGAGATGATTCTTAATTTTCTCAATGAACTGTCAGGGGCACGCCTCACTTTCAACTATATGCGTATTGGCGGCGTGAAGTGGGATGCACCGGACGGATGGTTTGAGAAGGTGGCAAATTTCATCCCGTATATGCGTGAGCAGCTTGCCGGTTATCGTGATCTGGTCAGCGGCAATGAAATCTTCCAGACTCGGGTAAAAGGGATTGGGATTTATTCGGCGGATGAGGCGATTGCGTATTCACTCAGCGGTCCGAATTTAAGATGCACAGGCATTGATCAAGATCTCCGAAAGACGGCGCCCTATTCCATTTATGACCGTTTTAATTTTAGCAGTGTTACACGTGAAACAGGAGATGTGCTCTCCCGCTATGAAATCCGCTTGGATGAAATGGAAGAATCCCTGAAGATCCTAGAGCAGGCCATTGAGCAATTTCCGGAGAGTGGACCGGTCCTCGCGAAGGTGCCAAAAATCGTGAAGCCGCCAAAGGGAGAGGGATTTGTCCGCATTGAATCCCCGCGTGGTGAGATTGGCTGCTATATAGCCAGTGAGGGGAAGAAGGAGCCGTATCGTCTGAAATTCAGGCGTCCTTCATTCTATAACCTTCAAATTCTGCCGAAATTATTAAGGGGAGAAAATATTGCGAATCTCGTTGCGATTCTAGGAGCTATTGATATCGTGCTTGGGGAGGTTGATGGGTGA
- a CDS encoding NADH-quinone oxidoreductase subunit C: MAEENAKRRAKKSSAEEPKVEPKEEPKVEKTNPTEAAIEPITDPEDLIKKKAAAAAKAKAAALAKQKRMAEGENEEADDLAKKKAAAAAKAKAAALAKQKRMAEGENEEADDLAKKKAAAAAKAKAAALAKQKRMAEGENEEANNLVKKKAAAAAKAKAAALAKQKRMAEGENEEANELVKKKAAAAAKAKAAALAKQKRMAEGEEAGTDDLAKKKAAAAAKAKAAALAKQKRMAEGGEAGAEDLAKRKAAAAAKAKAAALAKQNRDTDPDKEKAKAIAAAKAKAAAAAKLKGAAGKEPKESSEEAAPSPNQSLLDSYRAIIKEELGADSLVDAYINRLSKDVPTLVVNREAYLEVVTCLRNHPKLQFNYLSEIHGTDFLEHFEVYLYLQSLSFKRDVVVKVKIDREQPEIESVTPLWPGANWAESEAYDLLGIYFTGHPDLKRILLGEEWEGYPLRKDYVQYDDVEV, translated from the coding sequence ATGGCAGAAGAGAATGCGAAGCGGCGCGCAAAAAAGAGCTCCGCCGAAGAGCCGAAAGTAGAGCCAAAAGAAGAGCCAAAAGTTGAAAAGACCAATCCAACAGAGGCAGCCATTGAGCCTATTACTGACCCAGAAGACCTCATAAAGAAAAAAGCTGCGGCTGCCGCGAAAGCAAAGGCCGCAGCCCTCGCCAAGCAAAAGAGAATGGCAGAGGGAGAGAATGAAGAAGCGGATGATCTAGCGAAGAAAAAAGCCGCAGCAGCCGCAAAAGCAAAGGCAGCAGCCCTTGCCAAGCAAAAGAGAATGGCAGAGGGAGAGAATGAAGAAGCGGATGATCTAGCGAAGAAAAAAGCCGCAGCAGCCGCAAAAGCAAAAGCGGCTGCCCTCGCCAAGCAAAAGAGAATGGCAGAGGGAGAGAATGAAGAAGCGAATAACCTCGTGAAGAAAAAAGCCGCAGCTGCCGCGAAAGCAAAGGCTGCTGCCCTCGCCAAGCAAAAGAGAATGGCAGAGGGAGAGAATGAAGAAGCGAATGAACTCGTGAAGAAAAAAGCCGCGGCTGCCGCGAAAGCAAAGGCCGCTGCCCTCGCCAAGCAAAAGAGAATGGCAGAGGGAGAAGAAGCAGGAACAGATGACCTCGCGAAGAAAAAAGCCGCAGCAGCCGCGAAAGCAAAAGCGGCCGCCCTTGCCAAGCAGAAGCGAATGGCAGAGGGAGGAGAAGCAGGAGCGGAAGATTTAGCAAAGAGAAAAGCGGCAGCAGCCGCAAAAGCGAAAGCGGCGGCTCTCGCCAAACAAAACCGAGATACAGACCCAGATAAAGAAAAGGCAAAAGCCATTGCTGCGGCAAAAGCGAAAGCAGCGGCAGCGGCCAAGTTAAAGGGAGCAGCAGGAAAGGAGCCAAAAGAGAGTTCCGAAGAAGCGGCTCCTTCACCCAATCAATCGCTCCTTGACTCTTACAGAGCAATCATTAAGGAGGAGCTTGGAGCGGATAGTCTGGTAGATGCCTATATTAATAGACTTTCAAAGGATGTTCCTACCTTGGTTGTGAATAGGGAGGCCTATCTGGAAGTGGTAACATGCTTGCGCAATCATCCAAAGCTTCAATTTAATTACTTATCAGAAATTCACGGAACGGACTTTTTGGAGCATTTTGAAGTATATTTATATTTACAATCGTTGTCATTTAAGCGGGATGTTGTCGTAAAGGTAAAGATAGACCGGGAGCAGCCGGAGATTGAGTCGGTGACACCGCTATGGCCGGGGGCGAACTGGGCCGAGTCAGAGGCGTATGATTTACTTGGTATCTATTTTACCGGGCATCCGGATTTGAAACGCATCCTATTGGGGGAGGAGTGGGAAGGCTACCCGCTTCGCAAGGATTATGTCCAATATGATGATGTGGAGGTGTAG
- the atpF gene encoding F0F1 ATP synthase subunit B: protein MLFNNLVLGAAASHDGLNTGDILFQLLAFIILMLLLKKFAFGPLMGIMKEREAHVANEIETAEKSRAEAAALLEEQRTMLKEARQESLAIIEEAKKHGETQREEIMALARQEAERVKESATREIEQQKEKAVAALREQVASLSVLIASKVIEKELSAKDQEKLINEYIQEAGEER, encoded by the coding sequence GTGTTATTTAATAATTTGGTACTCGGAGCAGCAGCATCGCATGATGGATTGAATACAGGTGATATCCTTTTCCAATTGCTTGCATTCATCATCTTGATGCTTTTATTGAAGAAATTCGCATTCGGCCCGCTTATGGGAATCATGAAAGAACGTGAAGCCCACGTTGCGAATGAAATCGAAACGGCAGAGAAAAGCCGTGCGGAAGCAGCTGCTTTGCTTGAAGAACAACGTACAATGCTGAAGGAAGCACGCCAGGAATCATTAGCGATCATTGAAGAAGCTAAGAAGCATGGCGAAACTCAGCGTGAAGAAATCATGGCACTAGCACGCCAGGAAGCTGAACGTGTGAAAGAATCAGCGACCCGCGAAATCGAACAGCAAAAAGAAAAAGCTGTTGCTGCCCTTCGTGAACAAGTTGCATCCTTGTCTGTCCTAATTGCGTCTAAAGTGATTGAAAAAGAACTTAGTGCAAAAGACCAGGAAAAATTGATCAATGAATACATTCAAGAGGCAGGAGAAGAGCGATGA
- the atpE gene encoding F0F1 ATP synthase subunit C translates to MSLGVIAAAIAIGLAALGAGIGNGMIVSRTVEGIARQPEARGMLQTTMFIGVALVEAIPIIAVVIAFMVLNR, encoded by the coding sequence ATGAGTTTGGGAGTTATCGCAGCAGCAATCGCAATCGGTTTAGCCGCTCTTGGAGCAGGTATTGGTAATGGTATGATCGTATCTCGTACAGTAGAGGGTATTGCACGTCAACCTGAAGCACGTGGTATGCTTCAAACAACAATGTTCATCGGGGTAGCACTAGTTGAGGCGATTCCGATCATCGCGGTAGTTATCGCGTTCATGGTATTGAACAGATAA
- a CDS encoding F0F1 ATP synthase subunit gamma — protein sequence MASLRDIDARIKSTKKTSQITKAMQMVSASKLNRAETNAKAFVPYMEKIQEVVSSIANGSKDASHPMLVARPVKRTGYVVITSDRGLAGPYNSSVLRKVYQTINERHKSPDEYGIIVLGRMGSEFFRMRGMNVIQELTGISDQPTFDDIKEITSSTVKLFADETVDEIYMYYNHFISAISQEVTEKKLLPLGSVDSDSASTLYEFEPNQEEILKVLLPQYAESLIYGALLDGKASEHASRMTAMKSATDNASDLIASLTLTYNRARQAAITQEITEIVGGAAALE from the coding sequence ATGGCATCATTACGTGATATAGATGCGCGTATAAAATCAACAAAGAAAACGAGCCAAATCACAAAAGCCATGCAAATGGTCTCCGCCTCCAAATTGAATCGTGCCGAAACAAACGCGAAAGCTTTTGTACCGTACATGGAGAAAATCCAAGAGGTCGTATCAAGCATCGCGAACGGAAGCAAGGATGCATCTCATCCGATGCTCGTCGCGCGTCCTGTGAAAAGAACTGGTTACGTAGTTATCACTTCCGATCGCGGATTGGCTGGACCATATAACAGCAGTGTCTTAAGAAAGGTTTATCAGACAATCAATGAGCGCCATAAGTCCCCGGATGAGTACGGCATTATCGTACTTGGGCGTATGGGCAGTGAATTCTTCCGCATGCGCGGAATGAACGTCATCCAAGAGCTTACAGGGATTTCTGATCAGCCAACTTTTGATGACATTAAAGAAATTACATCCAGTACGGTGAAATTATTCGCAGATGAAACAGTGGATGAAATCTATATGTATTACAACCACTTTATCAGTGCTATTTCCCAAGAGGTAACGGAAAAGAAATTGTTGCCTCTTGGAAGTGTTGATTCAGATTCAGCCTCAACGCTTTACGAGTTTGAACCGAACCAAGAAGAAATTCTTAAAGTGTTGCTCCCACAATATGCGGAAAGCCTCATCTATGGCGCGCTATTGGACGGGAAGGCCAGCGAGCACGCATCCCGTATGACAGCGATGAAGAGTGCGACAGATAACGCATCTGATCTTATCGCCTCACTCACGCTCACATACAACCGTGCCCGTCAAGCAGCGATCACACAAGAGATCACCGAGATTGTCGGCGGAGCTGCCGCACTCGAATAG
- a CDS encoding NADH-quinone oxidoreductase subunit A, which yields MASLHWYQNNYIIVLIFLCLGILLPVVALTMGKILRPNKPTEAKRTTYESGLEPFHDSRVQFNVRYYIFALLFVLFDVETVFLYPWAVAYEKLGVFALIEMLIFVFMLILGLAYAWRKKVLKWN from the coding sequence ATGGCATCGTTACATTGGTATCAGAACAATTACATAATCGTTCTGATTTTTTTGTGCCTTGGTATCCTGCTTCCGGTCGTCGCGCTCACCATGGGGAAAATTCTCAGACCAAATAAGCCGACGGAGGCTAAGCGCACCACCTATGAAAGCGGACTTGAGCCATTTCATGATTCACGGGTTCAATTCAATGTCCGCTATTACATATTTGCGCTTTTGTTTGTGTTATTTGATGTAGAAACGGTTTTCCTCTATCCATGGGCAGTAGCCTATGAGAAATTAGGCGTCTTTGCACTGATTGAGATGCTGATATTTGTTTTCATGCTTATCCTTGGACTGGCGTATGCCTGGAGAAAGAAGGTGCTTAAATGGAATTGA
- a CDS encoding ATP synthase subunit I — protein MLEIHFVFKRYLKHTLTLLSIYCILWGFTPFKAESLGLILGSVIGIYNIWLLSRKTNQLGEAILQGRGVKSLGTISRMAAAVLAVAIAMEFPELFNIYFVILGLMAGYLVVIIDLLIHNTWRGEKR, from the coding sequence ATGCTAGAAATCCACTTTGTATTTAAACGATATTTGAAGCATACGCTTACCCTTCTCTCTATTTATTGTATCCTTTGGGGTTTTACGCCATTTAAGGCTGAAAGTTTAGGGTTAATCCTCGGCAGCGTCATTGGTATTTATAATATATGGCTGCTATCAAGAAAGACCAATCAATTGGGTGAAGCCATTCTTCAAGGAAGAGGCGTGAAATCACTCGGAACCATCTCAAGGATGGCTGCCGCTGTACTGGCTGTTGCCATTGCAATGGAGTTTCCGGAACTATTCAATATTTATTTTGTGATATTGGGATTAATGGCAGGTTATCTTGTCGTTATAATAGATTTACTAATCCATAACACTTGGCGGGGGGAAAAGAGGTGA
- the atpD gene encoding F0F1 ATP synthase subunit beta: MNIGRVTQVMGPVVDVRFENGKLPAIYNALKINVSKGAPADEAEYLTLEVALHLGDDTVRTIAMASTDGLVRNAEVIDTGAPISVPVGDVTLGRVFNVLGEKIDLDPALEGDYQKDPIHREAPKFEELSTEVEILETGIKVVDLLAPYIKGGKIGLFGGAGVGKTVLIQELINNIAQEHGGISVFAGVGERTREGNDLYHEMTDSGVIKKTAMVFGQMNEPPGARMRVALTGLTMAEYFRDVQGQDVLFFIDNIFRFTQAGSEVSALLGRMPSAVGYQPTLATEMGQLQERITSTNVGSVTSIQAIYVPADDYTDPAPATTFAHLDATTNLERRLSEMGIYPAVDPLASTSRALSPDIVGEEHYEVARAVQSTLQRYRELQDIIAILGMDELGEEDKLTVARARRIQNFLSQNFHVAEQFTGQKGSYVPVKETVKGFKEILDGKYDHLPEDAFRLVGRIEDVVEKAKQMGVEA, translated from the coding sequence ATGAACATAGGACGCGTTACTCAAGTCATGGGTCCGGTTGTCGACGTTCGTTTTGAAAACGGCAAACTGCCTGCGATCTATAACGCTCTGAAGATTAATGTTTCCAAAGGAGCTCCAGCTGATGAAGCGGAATACCTTACTTTGGAAGTTGCTCTTCACTTAGGCGATGATACAGTTCGTACAATTGCGATGGCTTCCACAGACGGATTGGTCCGTAACGCGGAAGTAATCGACACAGGAGCACCAATTTCTGTACCAGTTGGAGACGTAACACTTGGTCGCGTATTCAACGTATTGGGAGAGAAAATTGACCTTGATCCTGCATTAGAAGGGGATTATCAAAAGGACCCTATCCACAGGGAAGCTCCTAAATTTGAAGAATTATCTACTGAAGTTGAGATCCTTGAAACAGGTATCAAAGTAGTAGACTTGCTTGCTCCTTACATCAAGGGCGGTAAGATTGGATTGTTCGGCGGTGCCGGTGTAGGTAAAACCGTTCTAATCCAAGAATTAATCAACAACATCGCTCAAGAGCACGGCGGTATTTCCGTATTCGCCGGTGTTGGTGAGCGTACACGTGAAGGTAATGACCTATACCACGAAATGACAGACTCTGGCGTTATCAAGAAAACAGCGATGGTATTCGGACAAATGAACGAGCCGCCTGGAGCACGTATGCGTGTTGCCTTGACTGGTTTGACAATGGCTGAATACTTCCGTGATGTTCAAGGCCAGGACGTATTGTTCTTTATCGATAACATCTTCCGTTTCACACAAGCCGGTTCTGAAGTATCCGCCCTTCTTGGACGTATGCCTTCTGCCGTTGGTTACCAACCAACATTGGCGACTGAAATGGGTCAATTACAAGAGCGTATCACATCTACTAACGTAGGTTCTGTTACATCTATCCAAGCAATCTATGTACCAGCCGATGACTATACTGACCCGGCTCCGGCTACAACATTCGCCCACTTAGATGCAACAACAAACCTAGAGCGTAGACTATCCGAGATGGGTATCTACCCTGCGGTGGACCCGCTGGCTTCCACTTCTCGCGCCCTTTCTCCAGACATCGTCGGAGAAGAGCATTATGAAGTAGCTCGTGCCGTCCAATCAACGCTTCAACGTTACAGAGAATTGCAAGATATCATCGCCATCCTCGGTATGGATGAATTAGGTGAGGAAGATAAATTGACGGTTGCGCGTGCGCGTCGTATTCAAAACTTCCTATCTCAAAACTTCCACGTGGCAGAGCAATTCACTGGCCAAAAAGGTTCTTACGTGCCTGTTAAAGAAACTGTTAAAGGATTCAAAGAAATCCTTGACGGTAAGTACGACCACCTTCCTGAGGATGCATTCCGCCTAGTCGGCCGCATCGAAGACGTGGTTGAAAAAGCTAAGCAAATGGGCGTAGAGGCTTAA
- a CDS encoding F0F1 ATP synthase subunit delta, whose amino-acid sequence MSQTLAAKRYANALFQIAKEENQIDRLETEIRTVKDVFETNGRFIEFLEHPKVSMENKKQAIAEAFATASPSIQNLLMLLVERHRETIVPDLADEFILLVNEHTGIVDAKVYSVKPLSNAEQEGISKVFARKIGKQALRIENIVDSSLLGGIKIRIGNRIFDGTVQGKLDRLERSLLG is encoded by the coding sequence ATGAGTCAAACACTTGCAGCGAAACGCTATGCAAATGCTCTTTTCCAAATTGCTAAGGAAGAAAACCAAATCGACCGCTTGGAAACGGAAATCAGAACGGTTAAAGACGTTTTTGAAACGAATGGCCGCTTTATCGAGTTCCTTGAACATCCAAAGGTCTCTATGGAAAACAAGAAACAAGCGATTGCAGAAGCTTTCGCAACTGCTTCTCCTTCCATCCAAAACCTGTTGATGCTTCTTGTAGAACGACACAGGGAAACAATCGTGCCAGACCTTGCGGATGAATTCATCTTGCTGGTGAATGAGCATACAGGAATCGTTGACGCGAAAGTGTACTCTGTAAAACCGTTATCCAACGCGGAGCAAGAAGGCATTTCGAAGGTTTTTGCCCGTAAAATTGGAAAACAAGCATTGCGCATTGAAAATATCGTAGACAGCAGTCTTTTAGGCGGCATCAAAATCCGCATCGGAAACCGTATTTTTGATGGTACGGTCCAAGGGAAACTCGATCGCTTAGAGCGCAGTCTGCTCGGTTAA
- the atpA gene encoding F0F1 ATP synthase subunit alpha has product MSIRAEEISALIKKQIEGYQSEIEVSEVGTVITVGDGIARVHGLDNAMSGELLEFSNGVVGMAQNLEENNVGVIILGPFRDIKEGDTVRRTGRIMEVPVGDALIGRVVNSLGQPLDGMGPIATTDTLPIENNAPGVMDRKSVHEPLQTGIKAIDALVPIGRGQRELIIGDRQTGKTSVAVDTILNQKDENMICIYVAIGQKESTVRGTVETFRKYGALDYTIVVSASASQPAPLLYLAPYSGVTMGEYFMRQGKHVLVVYDDLSKQAAAYRELSLLLRRPPGREAFPGDVFYLHSRLLERAAKLNDTLGAGSITALPFVETQAGDISAYIPTNVISITDGQIFLQSDLFFSGVRPAINAGLSVSRVGGSAQIKAMKSVAGTLRLDLASYRELEAFAQFGSDLDKATQAKLNRGARTVEVLKQDLHKPLRVEQQVLILYCLTRGFLDDIPLADIRRFEAEIIEWTGRNHKELYDHIRSTGKLPEEQDMNAAITEFKKQFVVSE; this is encoded by the coding sequence ATGAGCATCAGAGCTGAAGAAATCAGCGCGCTGATTAAGAAACAAATTGAAGGCTATCAATCTGAGATAGAAGTGAGCGAAGTCGGCACGGTTATTACAGTCGGAGACGGAATCGCGCGTGTTCATGGATTGGACAACGCCATGTCCGGAGAGCTTCTCGAGTTCTCTAACGGTGTAGTAGGTATGGCGCAAAACTTGGAAGAGAATAACGTCGGTGTTATCATCCTCGGTCCTTTCCGCGACATTAAAGAAGGTGACACAGTTCGCCGCACAGGACGCATCATGGAGGTACCGGTGGGTGACGCGCTTATTGGCCGCGTTGTAAACTCCCTCGGACAACCGCTTGATGGCATGGGTCCAATCGCGACAACTGATACACTTCCAATCGAAAACAACGCACCAGGCGTTATGGACCGTAAATCTGTTCATGAGCCGCTTCAAACTGGTATCAAGGCGATTGATGCCCTTGTTCCAATCGGACGCGGACAACGTGAATTGATCATCGGAGACCGTCAAACTGGTAAAACATCCGTAGCAGTAGATACAATCCTTAACCAAAAGGATGAAAACATGATTTGTATCTATGTTGCCATCGGTCAAAAAGAATCAACGGTTCGTGGAACAGTTGAAACCTTCCGTAAGTATGGTGCACTTGATTACACAATCGTTGTATCTGCATCTGCTTCTCAGCCGGCACCGCTATTATACTTAGCTCCTTACTCCGGCGTAACAATGGGTGAGTATTTCATGCGCCAAGGCAAGCACGTTCTTGTCGTGTACGATGATCTATCAAAGCAAGCTGCGGCTTACCGTGAGCTTTCCTTGCTCCTTCGTCGTCCTCCAGGCCGTGAAGCCTTCCCAGGTGACGTATTCTACTTGCACTCCCGCTTGCTCGAGCGTGCAGCTAAATTGAATGATACATTAGGTGCTGGTTCCATCACAGCATTACCGTTCGTTGAAACACAAGCAGGCGATATCTCTGCTTACATCCCAACAAACGTTATCTCCATCACGGATGGACAAATCTTCTTGCAATCTGACTTATTCTTCTCCGGCGTACGCCCTGCCATCAACGCAGGTCTTTCCGTATCCCGTGTAGGTGGATCCGCTCAAATTAAAGCAATGAAGAGCGTTGCCGGTACCCTTCGTTTGGACTTGGCATCCTACCGTGAGCTTGAAGCCTTTGCCCAATTCGGATCTGACTTGGATAAAGCAACACAAGCGAAATTGAACCGTGGTGCACGTACGGTTGAGGTATTGAAACAAGACCTTCACAAACCGCTTCGTGTAGAACAGCAAGTATTAATCCTATACTGCTTGACTCGCGGATTCTTAGACGATATTCCACTCGCTGATATCAGACGCTTCGAAGCAGAAATCATCGAATGGACTGGCCGCAACCATAAAGAACTTTATGACCATATCCGTTCTACTGGCAAACTTCCAGAAGAACAAGATATGAACGCAGCCATTACTGAATTCAAAAAACAATTTGTTGTATCGGAATAA
- a CDS encoding AtpZ/AtpI family protein gives MQQKKNQSAFRAMGLYSAVLSQLTGPVLIGIFGGRWLDDRYQMEPLFLILCLLVGLSVGIYAAVRTINNYFDGES, from the coding sequence ATGCAGCAGAAGAAAAATCAGTCCGCTTTCCGCGCGATGGGTCTCTATTCTGCCGTCTTGTCACAATTGACCGGCCCCGTGCTGATAGGGATATTTGGCGGTAGATGGCTTGATGATCGTTATCAAATGGAACCTCTTTTTTTAATCCTTTGTCTCCTGGTTGGGCTTTCGGTCGGCATTTATGCTGCCGTACGTACAATCAACAACTACTTTGATGGAGAATCCTAA
- the atpB gene encoding F0F1 ATP synthase subunit A yields the protein MNHGAPTAELFGLTFNLGNVLMITVASVIVFLIAVLATRKLAVKPTGMQNFMEWVIDFVRNIINSNMDWNTGGRFLILGTTLIMYIFVSNMLGLPFSVTYNGDLWWKSPTADPVVALTLAVMIVVLTNFYGIKMRGLKGYGKNFVAPMPFLFPLKIIEEFANTLTLGLRLFGNIYAGEILLSLLAGSLATNFWSSALALAPTIIWQGFSVFIGAIQAFIFTMLTMVYMAHKVSENH from the coding sequence TTGAATCATGGAGCACCAACAGCAGAACTTTTTGGTCTTACCTTTAACCTTGGTAATGTTCTGATGATTACTGTGGCGAGTGTCATTGTCTTTCTCATTGCTGTCCTGGCCACCCGGAAATTGGCAGTGAAGCCTACCGGAATGCAGAACTTCATGGAGTGGGTAATCGACTTCGTAAGAAACATCATTAACAGCAACATGGACTGGAACACAGGCGGGCGTTTCCTAATTCTTGGGACGACCTTAATCATGTACATATTCGTATCGAATATGCTCGGCTTGCCGTTCTCAGTAACCTATAATGGAGATCTGTGGTGGAAATCACCGACAGCTGATCCAGTTGTCGCCCTAACGCTCGCTGTCATGATTGTCGTATTAACCAACTTCTACGGCATCAAGATGCGCGGACTGAAAGGTTACGGCAAAAACTTTGTAGCACCAATGCCATTCTTATTTCCCTTAAAGATTATTGAGGAATTCGCGAACACCCTTACATTGGGCTTGCGTCTATTCGGTAATATTTATGCGGGTGAAATCTTGCTCAGCCTATTGGCAGGGTCATTAGCAACAAATTTCTGGAGCAGCGCATTAGCGTTAGCACCAACAATCATTTGGCAAGGCTTCAGTGTGTTCATTGGAGCAATCCAAGCGTTTATCTTTACGATGTTAACGATGGTTTACATGGCCCATAAAGTCAGTGAAAACCATTAA